One part of the Amaranthus tricolor cultivar Red isolate AtriRed21 chromosome 16, ASM2621246v1, whole genome shotgun sequence genome encodes these proteins:
- the LOC130802935 gene encoding uncharacterized protein LOC130802935, which yields MDESSASGGGRGKNKRFWTAQEDKALVEALSELAVDPHWRCENGFRSGYMVRLEELIGKALPGCGLKALPHIDSRLKTLVAKFRAISQMLNTSGFVWDDEKKMISVDRAVYDEYCKNHPNCKNLFGVSFPHFHELMNVYGKDYATGKPAEDYVEAIQNLQNVAPPQVTLDSSDDEGIDASGNATQTVTSPPAKKMKTEKTSNKRSKRGNAGEGSSNELASLQAFMKDMNVHLSTMANVMARTDDREQKVVEQTEKVLEELLSFNLEGVTPNQVFEVANILTSQPNKLLIFSKCPDALKSDYVKSLLGGNSNA from the exons ATGGATGAAAGTAGTGCTAGTGGAGGTGGAAGGGGAAAAAACAAACGATTTTGGACTGCCCAAGAAGATAAGGCTCTTGTGGAAGCCTTGTCAGAGTTAGCTGTTGATCCTCACTGGAGGTGTGAAAATGGATTTAGAAGCGGCTACATGGTTCGCTTAGAGGAGCTCATAGGTAAGGCTCTTCCTGGTTGTGGTTTGAAGGCTCTGCCACACATTGATTCTCGACTTAAGACACTTGTAGCCAAGTTTAGGgctatttctcaaatgttaaataCAAGTGGATTCGTCtgggatgatgaaaaaaaaatgatttctgTAGATCGGGCTGTTTATGACGAGTATTGCAAG AATCATCCGAATTGCAAAAACCTGTTTGGAGTTTCATTTCCGCACTTTCATGAACTAATGAATGTTTACGGCAAGGATTACGCTACCGGAAAACCAGCTGAAGATTATGTTGAAGCAATACAGAATTTGCAAAACGTTGCCCCTCCACAAGTTACacttgattcaagtgatgatgagggAATTGATGCTAGTGGTAATGCCACTCAAACTGTTACTTCTCCTCCtgctaaaaaaatgaaaactgaAAAAACTTCTAATAAAAGAAGTAAGAGAGGAAATGCTGGTGAAGGTAGTTCTAATGAGTTGGCTAGCTTACAAGCATTCATGAAAGACATGAATGTTCATCTTTCAACTATGGCAAATGTGATGGCCCGCACTGATGATCGTGAGCAAAAAGTAGTTGAACAGACTGAGAAAGTGTTAGAGGAACTACTATCTTTTAATTTAGAAGGTGTAACTCCTAACCAAGTTTTTGAAGTGGCTAACATTCTAACCTCACAACCAAACAAGCTCCTCATATTTTCAAAGTGTCCCGACGCTTTGAAAAGTGATTATGTTAAGAGTCTTCTTGGAGGAAATAGTAATGCTTAG
- the LOC130802633 gene encoding uncharacterized protein LOC130802633, giving the protein MKQLEDPYLVELMLRAREGSTTEFQYDENQEWKFKKRLCVPVDAELRNENLHEAHASSYSVYPGHDKMVSKFRKLFWWKGLKKDVAAFVSRCLVCQKIKSERKKEAGLTQPLDIFDWKWDSISMDFVVGLSRSRRGNDSIWVIFDRLTKTSRFIAESKLALVEFSYNNNFHLSIRLAPFKALYGRKCRTPLCWEYLDTNIPTGPDLIQETVDQVKVIQGLMKRAQDRQKSYNDNRRETIWSKRKTKSKIHTAIGNLAKIGEVAYELALPPELDGIRNVFHVSQLCKYMYDPSHILSYEPLQVDETLSYEEKPLKILDQRSSESWSRSHLNRLYSGLYEKSYSLIICNGYSDRSRAPDPVSFLQEPYSRVLIHYKLKVLSRIYIDTKRSFKRVTL; this is encoded by the exons ATGAAGCAACTTGAAGACCCATACTTGGTAGAATTGATGTTGCGGGCTAGAGAGGGATCGACCACTGAATTTCAGTATGATGAAAATCAAGAATGGAAGTTCAAGAAAAGGCTATGTGTTCCCGTGGATGCTGAATTAAGGAATGAGAATCTTCATGAAGCTCATGCTAGTTCTTACTCAGTATATCCAGGCCATGATAAGATGGTTAGCAAATTCAGAAAGTTGTTTTGGTGGAAAGGGTTAAAGAAAGATGTAGCTGCATTTGTGTCTAGATGTCTGGTATGTCAAAAGATCAAAtcagagagaaagaaagaagctGGGTTGACGCAGCCATTAGATATATTTGATTGGAAGTGGGATTCCATTTCAATGGATTTTGTGGTTGGTTTGTCGAGGTCAAGGAGGGGTAATGACTCCATTTGGGTTATATTTGATCGATTGACGAAGACTAGTCGGTTTATTGCT GAATCAAAATTAGCATTGGTGGAATTCTCCTACaataataattttcatttgaGTATCAGGTTGGCACCATTCAAAGCTTTGTATGGGCGCAAGTGTAGAACTCCTTTGTGTTGGGAATACTTAGACACCAATATTCCTACAGGACCGGATTTGATTCAAGAAACAGTGGATCAGGTAAAAGTCATTCAGGGTTTGATGAAGAGAGCTCAAGATCGTCAGAAGAGCTACAATGACAACC GGCGTGAAACGATTTGGAGTAAAAGGAAAACTAAGTCCAAAATTCATACGGCCATTGGAAATCTTGCGAAGATTGGAGAAGTGGCTTATGAATTAGCATTGCCGCCAGAGTTGGATGGGATACGTAATGTCTTtcatgtgtctcaactatgcAAGTATATGTATGATCCTTCGCACATCCTAAGCTACGAACCACTACAAGTTGATGAAACTCTGAGTTATGAggaaaaaccattaaaaattcTTGATCAGCGG AGCTCTGAGTcatggtcgcgtagccacttgaaTCGCCTCTATTCGGGTTTGTATgagaaatcctatagcttgataatatgTAATGGTTATTCAGATCGATCTCGAGCCCctgatcccgtttcgttcttgcaagaacc ttatagccgtgttttgattcacTATAAACTGAAGGTTCTTAGTCGTATTTACATCGATACCAAacgatcttttaaaaga GTCACATTGTAA
- the LOC130802934 gene encoding protein ANTAGONIST OF LIKE HETEROCHROMATIN PROTEIN 1-like, with the protein MINCVVLLHLMLYSMRKTIYDSHYVKLDKKTRRKMRLHNLNRMIRESDTLCRNYLRINRYTFGVLLEMVRDIGGLNETRNTCLEEMVAGFLYTLAHHKKNRMMGAHFYRSGETISRQFHACLLAILKLHDILLKKPTPIQEDCNDERWKYFKNSLGALDGTMILVNVPCDERSKYRTRKGTLAMNVLGVCSPEMEFIYVLPGWEGSAHDGRILRDAISRPNGLKVPKGCYYLCDGGYTNGEGFLAPYRGHLYHLREWNNGPRQPQTAEEYFNLRHAKARNVIERCFGLLKGRWGILRSPSWFSLQTHGRIVLACALLHNLVKRYMLAEFDDEDLFEENDSDDNDGDDNDGDVNEEDDVEYITSIAVTDPWTNFRNTMAQHMFNDWRARQRRLTL; encoded by the exons ATGattaattgtgttgtgttgCTACATTTGATGTTGTACTCGATGAGAAAAACTATATACGATTCCCATTATGTTAAGCTTGATAAAAAAACTAGGAGAAAAATGAGATTGCACAACTTGAATAGAATGATTAGAGAAAGTGACACTTTGTGTAGGAACTATCTTCGTATAAATCGATACACATTTGGTGTTCTTTTAGAGATGGTTAGAGATATTGGTGGattaaatgaaacaagaaaCACATGTTTGGAAGAGATGGTTGCGGGTTTCTTATACACATTAGCTCaccataagaaaaatagaatgatgGGTGCACATTTTTATAGAAGTGGTGAAACTATTAGTAGACAATTTCATGCTTGTTTGTTAGCAATCTTAAAGTTACATGATATTCTTCTTAAGAAACCAACACCAATACAAGAGGATTGCAACGATGAAAGATGGAAATATTTCAAg aaTTCATTAGGTGCCCTTGATGGTACAATGATTCTAGTGAATGTTCCTTGTGATGAGCGATCCAAATATCGGACTAGAAAAGGTACCCTTGCTATGAATGTATTAGGAGTATGTTCACCCGAGATggaatttatatatgtcttaccTGGTTGGGAGGGGTCGGCACACGATGGTCGGATTCTTCGAGATGCTATTTCTAGGCCTAATGGGTTGAAAGTTCCAAAAG gtTGTTATTATCTATGTGATGGAGGATATACTAATGGAGAAGGATTCCTTGCACCCTATAGAGGGCATCTTTATCATCTTAGAGAATGGAATAATGGCCCCCGACAACCCCAAACCGCCGAAGAATATTTCAACTTAAGGCATGCAAAAGCTAGAAATGTGATTGAGAGATGCTTTGGATTACTCAAGGGAAGATGGGGGATTCTTAGAAGTCCTTCTTGGTTTAGTTTACAAACACATGGTCGAATTGTACTTGCTTGTGCTTTATTACATAATTTGGTAAAGAGATACATGCTTGCAGAATTTGATGATGAGGACTTGTTTGAGgaaaatgatagtgatgataatgatggtgatgataatgatggtgatgttaatgaggaagatgatgtgGAGTACATAACCTCCATTGCTGTAACCGATCCATGGACGAATTTCCGAAATACAATGGCCCAACATATGTTCAATGATTGGAGGGCTAGACAACGCAGACTTACTTTGTGa